In Humulus lupulus chromosome 6, drHumLupu1.1, whole genome shotgun sequence, a single genomic region encodes these proteins:
- the LOC133782084 gene encoding protein BYPASS1-LIKE-like: MPSTENSGTSSPLAAFGRSIWSFRREQVHSMETNQDSSALESELEFFQQRVTERFQDLSSAGNDELLSIPWIQKLLDAFISSLEDFRVLLLKNKAEVSKPPLERLIDDFFERIVKGLDICNATRDGIEKIRSWHKLLDIVVCALDSQKRALSEGQFRRARKALVDLALVMLDERDSGSMFSHRNMSFGRHNTKKDHHSHHRVQSSGHSRSLSWSVSNSWSAAKQLQSIATNLVPPRGNEIVATNGLAVPVFTMSFVLMFVLWTLVAAIPCQDRSLNVHFSVPRNFSWGTLLMSLLNRILEESKKRENRNTNGLLREIYQVERCARHMTDLVDSVQFPLTEEHKEEVEQRVQEIAMVCESFRNGLDPLERQLREVFRSIMNCRTEGHDILNRGKNDLE; this comes from the coding sequence ATGCCTTCGACGGAAAACTCAGGCACTTCTTCACCTTTGGCCGCATTTGGTCGATCAATTTGGAGTTTTAGGAGAGAACAGGTTCACTCAATGGAGACTAATCAGGACTCTAGTGCCCTCGAATCTGAGCTCGAGTTCTTCCAACAGCGTGTAACTGAACGATTCCAGGACCTTTCGAGTGCTGGCAATGATGAATTACTTTCAATCCCATGGATTCAAAAGCTTTTGGATGCTTTCATTTCCTCTTTGGAGGACTTCAGAGTTCTTCTGTTGAAAAATAAAGCAGAGGTATCTAAGCCACCGTTGGAGCGATTGATTGATGATTTCTTTGAAAGGATTGTGAAAGGGCTCGATATCTGTAATGCCACCCGCGATGGGATTGAGAAGATCAGGTCATGGCATAAACTTTTGGACATTGTTGTGTGCGCCTTGGACTCGCAGAAGAGGGCATTGAGTGAGGGGCAATTCCGCCGTGCTAGAAAGGCTTTGGTGGATTTGGCACTAGTAATGCTCGATGAAAGGGACTCTGGTTCAATGTTTTCTCACAGGAACATGTCTTTTGGTCGTCATAACACAAAGAAGGATCATCATTCTCACCATCGTGTTCAATCTTCAGGGCATTCTCGGTCTCTTTCGTGGAGTGTATCCAATTCTTGGTCAGCTGCAAAACAACTGCAATCTATTGCCACAAACTTGGTACCACCTCGTGGGAACGAGATTGTGGCTACAAATGGGCTCGCAGTGCCTGTTTTCACAATGAGTTTCGTGCTCATGTTTGTTTTGTGGACTCTTGTGGCTGCAATCCCATGTCAGGATCGCAGTCTTAATGTCCATTTTTCAGTGCCTCGGAATTTCTCATGGGGAACGCTGTTGATGTCACTCCTCAATCGAATTTTGGAAGAATCAAAAAAGAGAGAGAATCGAAACACCAATGGATTGTTGAGGGAGATTTATCAGGTTGAAAGATGTGCACGCCACATGACTGACTTGGTGGATTCAGTTCAGTTTCCCTTGACAGAAGAGCACAAGGAGGAGGTTGAACAAAGGGTGCAAGAGATAGCTATGGTTTGTGAAAGTTTTCGGAATGGATTGGATCCATTGGAGCGTCAACTAAGAGAAGTGTTCCGAAGCATAATGAATTGCCGAACCGAGGGCCATGATATCTTGAATAGGGGGAAAAACGATCTTGAGTAA